The Catharus ustulatus isolate bCatUst1 chromosome 16, bCatUst1.pri.v2, whole genome shotgun sequence genome window below encodes:
- the B9D1 gene encoding B9 domain-containing protein 1, with translation MAAPSVFLLAVSGEIESGEFPGFDDLYCKFSFVYGQDWVPTAGLEEGISQITSKSSVLPTTLVWNLPIDITFKSTNPFGWPQIVLSVYGPDFFGHDVVRGYGAVHVPFVPGRHKRTIAMFVPESTSRLQQLTSWFTGRRPEFTDPKVVAQGEGREVTRVRSQGFVTVCFNVMTKDLHKLGYDVGSAQGPGPQGFHSF, from the exons ATGGCGGCGCCCAGCGTGTTCCTGCTGGCCGTGAGCGGCGAGATCGAGAGCGGCGAG TTCCCAGGATTTGATGATCTCTACTGCAAGTTCTCCTTTGTCTACGGCCAGGACTGGGTCCCCACGGCG GGTCTGGAGGAAGGAATCTCCCAGATCACCTCCAAGAGCAGCGTCTTGCCCACCACGCTGGTCTGGAACTTGCCCATCGACATCACCTTCAAGAGCACCAACCCTTTTGGCT GGCCACAGATTGTGCTCAGTGTTTATGGGCCTGACTTCTTTGGCCATGATGTGGTCAGAGGTTATGGAGCTGTCCACGTGCCCTTCGTGCCGGGCAG GCACAAAAGAACCATTGCTATGTTCGTCCCAGAGTCCACCTcgaggctgcagcagctcacaaG ctggtTCACGGGGAGACGCCCGGAGTTCACCGACCCCAAGGTGGTGgcgcagggagaggggagggaag TGACCAGGGTGCGCTCCCAGGGCTTTGTGACCGTTTGCTTCAACGTGATGACCAAGGATCTGCACAAGCTGGGCTATGACGTGGGCTCTGCCCAGGGGCCTGGCCCACAGGGGTTCCACAGCTTCTGA